A window of Neisseria canis contains these coding sequences:
- the ubiG gene encoding bifunctional 2-polyprenyl-6-hydroxyphenol methylase/3-demethylubiquinol 3-O-methyltransferase UbiG, producing the protein MDQHTETERNIDDAEIDKFSRLAHKWWDTAGEFKPLHDINPLRLGYIDRHGQLAGKTVLDVGCGGGILSESMAKLGTEAVTGIDMAEKSLKTAELHALESGIDNLKYRCISVEDLAAEAPHSYDIVTCMEMMEHVPDPASIIRACAKLVKPDGTVFFSTINRNPKSYVHAILGAEYILNLVPKGTHDWKKFITPAELARMCRQAGLDVVDTKGMGYNPLTKVYSLNENTDVNYMIACKPVQASHT; encoded by the coding sequence ATGGATCAGCACACCGAAACCGAACGCAATATAGACGATGCCGAAATCGACAAATTCAGCCGCCTCGCCCACAAATGGTGGGATACCGCCGGCGAATTCAAACCGCTGCACGACATTAATCCCCTACGGCTGGGCTATATCGACCGGCACGGGCAGCTGGCCGGGAAAACCGTGCTGGATGTCGGCTGCGGCGGCGGCATCTTGTCTGAAAGCATGGCCAAACTGGGTACGGAAGCCGTAACCGGCATCGATATGGCCGAAAAATCACTGAAAACCGCCGAATTGCACGCGCTTGAATCCGGCATAGACAACCTAAAATACCGCTGCATCAGCGTGGAAGACTTGGCTGCCGAAGCCCCGCACAGTTACGACATCGTAACCTGCATGGAAATGATGGAGCACGTTCCCGACCCCGCTTCCATCATCCGCGCCTGCGCCAAACTGGTGAAACCCGACGGCACGGTGTTTTTCTCCACCATCAACCGCAACCCGAAATCCTACGTTCACGCCATTCTCGGTGCCGAATACATTTTAAACCTCGTGCCCAAAGGCACGCACGACTGGAAAAAATTCATCACCCCCGCCGAGCTCGCGCGCATGTGCCGCCAAGCCGGGCTTGACGTGGTAGACACCAAGGGCATGGGCTACAACCCGCTGACCAAAGTTTATTCGCTAAACGAGAACACCGACGTGAACTACATGATTGCCTGCAAACCGGTGCAGGCTTCCCACACTTGA
- a CDS encoding MmoB/DmpM family protein: protein MSSKVYLALQDNDTSRYIVEAVEQDNPDVVVIYQPAMIRMECEGKLVVNKATVEEKLGQSWEVQELHLNLVTIGGNVDEDDESLTLSWNR from the coding sequence ATGAGTTCAAAAGTTTATCTCGCCCTGCAAGACAACGACACTTCCCGCTATATCGTTGAAGCCGTCGAACAGGACAATCCCGATGTGGTGGTGATTTACCAGCCCGCCATGATCCGTATGGAGTGTGAAGGCAAGTTGGTGGTGAACAAAGCCACGGTAGAAGAAAAGCTGGGGCAAAGTTGGGAGGTGCAGGAGCTGCATCTGAATCTGGTTACCATCGGCGGCAACGTGGACGAAGACGACGAAAGCCTCACGTTAAGCTGGAACCGTTAA
- a CDS encoding phenol hydroxylase subunit P4 — MPTKAIVSNYCGEVRDRRENFGGNILVFVGWDKHLLFCSALAFALPPDMPFQDFRQNVLKQGFSQHPDFDSIKWDDVEWQLNGRALAPDDGKTLEQLGFDHKSLLRFNTPGLNGWNGSGV, encoded by the coding sequence ATGCCTACCAAAGCCATTGTGAGCAATTACTGCGGCGAAGTGCGCGACCGTCGCGAAAACTTCGGCGGCAACATTTTAGTATTTGTCGGCTGGGACAAACACCTGCTGTTTTGTTCGGCGCTGGCTTTCGCCCTGCCGCCCGATATGCCCTTCCAAGATTTCCGCCAAAACGTGCTTAAGCAGGGATTTTCGCAGCACCCCGACTTCGATTCCATCAAATGGGACGATGTCGAGTGGCAGTTGAACGGACGTGCGCTTGCCCCCGATGACGGCAAAACCCTCGAACAGCTCGGTTTCGACCATAAATCCCTGCTGCGCTTCAACACTCCCGGCCTCAACGGCTGGAACGGCAGCGGCGTATAA
- the rbsB gene encoding ribose ABC transporter substrate-binding protein RbsB produces MKFLRKASALLITGVLLAACGQQQADNKTDASEAATGDTVGLAISTQNNPFFVNLKEGAQAQADKLGLKLVVVDANDDSGKQAAGVDDLLQQNIKVLLINPTDSEAAAASVNRAAKAGIPVISIDRSVKGAEVASHVASDNVAGGKMAAEYIVSKLPSGGEMVELEGIPGSSAARERGEGFHQVMDAQQTIKIVAKQPADFDRTKGLTVMENILQSHPNIKAVFAHNDEMALGAVKALEAANKKDVIVVGFDATDDAQAAVKAGKMAATVAQKPAKIGELGVEAAKKVIAGETVEKSIPVELELIKP; encoded by the coding sequence ATGAAATTCTTACGCAAAGCCTCAGCCCTACTCATTACCGGCGTTCTGCTTGCCGCCTGCGGCCAACAACAGGCCGACAACAAAACCGACGCTTCCGAAGCCGCAACCGGCGACACCGTAGGCTTGGCCATTTCCACCCAAAACAACCCGTTTTTCGTTAACCTGAAAGAAGGCGCACAAGCGCAAGCCGACAAACTCGGTTTGAAACTGGTGGTAGTGGACGCCAACGACGATTCGGGCAAACAAGCCGCCGGCGTGGACGATTTGCTGCAGCAAAATATCAAAGTGCTGCTGATCAACCCCACCGACTCCGAAGCCGCAGCCGCTTCAGTCAACCGTGCGGCCAAAGCAGGCATTCCCGTTATTTCCATCGACCGCTCGGTGAAAGGTGCCGAAGTGGCTTCACATGTGGCGTCCGACAACGTTGCCGGCGGTAAAATGGCAGCCGAATATATCGTCAGCAAACTGCCCTCAGGCGGTGAAATGGTCGAACTGGAAGGCATACCCGGCTCTTCCGCCGCCCGTGAGCGCGGCGAAGGTTTCCACCAAGTGATGGACGCACAACAAACCATTAAAATCGTTGCCAAACAACCGGCCGATTTCGACCGCACCAAAGGCTTGACCGTAATGGAAAACATTCTGCAAAGCCACCCGAACATTAAAGCAGTATTTGCCCATAACGACGAAATGGCCTTAGGTGCGGTAAAAGCTTTGGAAGCAGCCAATAAAAAAGACGTTATCGTGGTCGGCTTTGATGCAACCGACGACGCCCAAGCCGCGGTTAAAGCCGGCAAAATGGCCGCAACCGTCGCCCAAAAACCGGCCAAAATCGGAGAACTGGGCGTAGAAGCTGCCAAGAAAGTGATTGCCGGAGAAACCGTGGAAAAATCCATTCCCGTGGAATTGGAATTAATCAAACCGTAA
- a CDS encoding sigma-54-dependent Fis family transcriptional regulator — MPPHQTGQIDKQDLIDQIRFDVENGKIWFCEQRMLLSHAYALWRLREDLVESLGKERAKRFFMRYGYYAGVQDAEIAKKVRSGSDPKDAFLVGPQLHTTRGMVKVTPVTLEIDIEHGKFYGVFAWEDSFEVAYHKKKNGISQEPVCWTLLGYASGYSSYFMGKQIAFTETQCEAMGHTHCHIIGKPIEEWDETTDLERLMLPDPVEEELFSLRSELDELKHRKQNDLLEQGSLFDAVGESPAFRHVCEMLNKASKSKAAVLLEGETGVGKEAFAKGLHAGSDRSNQPFVAINCACIPSELIEAELFGVERGAFTGATQSKAGKFERADKGTIFLDEVAELSPRAQAALLRVLQEGELERVGGAQVRKVDVRLVAATNESLADAVAAGKFRADLYYRLNTFPVYIPPLRERRQDIPLLIKYFLEKYSAIYQKKILGISDHGRELLLKHQWPGNIRELENVIERGIILTEHNHFIEAQNLFPHFTPGYDYFSIAGDALSAGIDANLKDTYIGQLLEQGFDLENWIADILQEAVRRSGGNISEAARKLNISRATLAYQLKKYGLHSE, encoded by the coding sequence ATGCCACCACACCAAACAGGGCAGATAGACAAACAAGACCTGATCGATCAAATCAGGTTTGATGTGGAGAACGGAAAAATCTGGTTTTGCGAACAGCGCATGCTGCTGAGCCACGCCTACGCTTTATGGCGGCTGCGCGAAGATTTGGTCGAATCTTTGGGCAAAGAGCGGGCCAAACGCTTTTTCATGCGCTACGGCTATTACGCCGGCGTGCAGGATGCCGAAATCGCCAAAAAAGTGCGTTCCGGCAGCGACCCGAAAGACGCATTTTTAGTCGGCCCCCAGCTGCATACCACCCGCGGTATGGTAAAAGTCACACCCGTTACGCTGGAAATCGACATCGAACACGGCAAGTTTTACGGCGTGTTTGCCTGGGAAGATTCGTTTGAAGTGGCCTACCACAAAAAGAAAAACGGTATCAGCCAAGAGCCGGTGTGCTGGACTTTACTCGGCTATGCCAGCGGATACAGCAGCTATTTCATGGGCAAACAGATTGCCTTTACCGAAACCCAATGCGAAGCCATGGGGCATACCCACTGCCACATCATCGGCAAACCGATAGAAGAATGGGACGAAACGACTGATTTGGAGCGCTTGATGCTGCCTGATCCTGTAGAAGAAGAACTGTTCAGCCTGCGCAGCGAGCTGGACGAACTCAAACACCGCAAGCAAAACGACCTGCTCGAGCAAGGCAGCCTGTTTGATGCCGTGGGCGAATCCCCCGCCTTCCGTCACGTGTGCGAGATGCTCAACAAAGCCTCCAAAAGCAAAGCCGCCGTGTTGCTCGAAGGCGAAACCGGCGTCGGCAAAGAAGCCTTTGCCAAAGGGCTGCACGCCGGCAGCGACCGCAGCAACCAGCCTTTCGTCGCCATCAACTGCGCCTGCATCCCGTCCGAACTGATCGAAGCCGAACTCTTCGGCGTCGAACGCGGCGCCTTTACCGGCGCCACACAAAGCAAAGCCGGCAAGTTTGAACGCGCCGACAAAGGCACGATTTTCCTCGACGAAGTCGCCGAACTGTCGCCGCGCGCACAAGCCGCATTATTGCGGGTTTTGCAGGAAGGCGAACTGGAGCGCGTAGGCGGCGCACAAGTACGCAAAGTCGATGTGCGGCTGGTGGCCGCCACCAACGAAAGCCTCGCCGACGCCGTGGCCGCCGGCAAATTCCGCGCCGACCTCTATTACCGCCTCAACACCTTCCCCGTCTATATCCCGCCCTTGCGCGAACGAAGGCAGGATATTCCCCTGCTCATCAAATACTTTCTCGAAAAATACAGCGCGATTTACCAGAAAAAAATACTCGGCATCAGCGACCACGGCCGCGAGCTTCTGCTCAAACACCAATGGCCGGGCAACATCCGCGAGCTGGAAAACGTAATCGAACGCGGCATCATCCTCACCGAACACAACCACTTTATCGAGGCGCAAAATCTGTTTCCCCATTTTACGCCCGGTTACGATTATTTCAGTATCGCCGGCGACGCACTTTCCGCCGGAATAGATGCAAACCTCAAAGATACGTATATCGGTCAGCTGCTGGAACAGGGCTTTGACCTGGAAAATTGGATTGCCGATATTCTTCAGGAAGCCGTGCGCCGCAGCGGCGGCAATATTTCCGAAGCCGCGCGTAAACTGAATATCAGCCGCGCCACACTGGCATATCAGCTGAAGAAATACGGTTTGCATTCCGAATAA
- a CDS encoding phenol hydroxylase subunit, with amino-acid sequence MNMQTTAPARFVKYVRVRSEPDARFVEFDFAINDPSLFVELIMPKDCFDLFCRRNKVVYMTEEQAEKNDEEAAKWRYGTEAELR; translated from the coding sequence ATGAATATGCAAACAACTGCACCGGCCAGATTTGTAAAGTATGTCCGGGTACGCAGCGAGCCGGATGCCCGTTTTGTCGAGTTTGACTTTGCGATTAACGACCCGTCGCTGTTTGTGGAACTCATCATGCCGAAAGACTGTTTTGATCTGTTCTGCCGACGCAACAAAGTCGTGTACATGACCGAAGAACAAGCGGAGAAAAACGACGAAGAAGCCGCCAAATGGCGCTACGGCACCGAAGCCGAGCTGCGGTAA
- a CDS encoding aromatic/alkene monooxygenase hydroxylase subunit beta: MSLEIKTATIDPVRQTYAHIARRFGEKPASRYQEATYDAQAAVNFHYRPLWMPEKELNDPTHTALTMQDWYALKDPRQFYYGAYVQNRAKMQDTAESNYAFFEKRNLASLIKESVKTRIITGLLPLRHVEQTANLNMMSCCAYGYGTALTQACLYAAMDRLGIAQYLSRIGLSLDDNSGESLAVAKKAWMEDPAWQGVRALCEELLVHKDWGELFVAQNLVVDTLLNIVFYQHFDNWLSANGARDISMLTEFMQSCLKDQAGWADNVLKTLASENEANREQLKSWMEKWQEKAFAAYRPIIADLFGGEAENILAETAAQIQQRAAKTGLIEKGK; the protein is encoded by the coding sequence ATGTCTTTGGAAATCAAAACCGCCACCATCGACCCCGTGCGCCAAACCTACGCGCACATCGCCCGCCGCTTCGGCGAGAAGCCCGCTTCCCGCTATCAGGAAGCCACTTACGACGCCCAAGCCGCCGTCAATTTCCATTACCGCCCGCTCTGGATGCCCGAAAAAGAGCTGAACGATCCCACCCACACCGCGCTGACCATGCAGGACTGGTACGCGCTGAAAGACCCGCGCCAGTTTTACTACGGCGCTTATGTGCAAAACCGCGCCAAGATGCAGGACACAGCCGAGAGCAACTATGCCTTTTTTGAAAAGCGCAATCTCGCTTCGCTGATTAAAGAAAGTGTGAAAACGCGCATCATCACCGGCCTCTTGCCGCTGCGCCATGTCGAGCAAACCGCCAACCTGAACATGATGTCGTGCTGCGCCTACGGCTACGGCACCGCTTTAACCCAAGCCTGCCTGTATGCCGCGATGGACCGCTTGGGCATCGCCCAATACCTCTCGCGCATCGGCCTCTCGTTGGACGACAACAGCGGCGAATCCTTAGCCGTGGCCAAAAAAGCGTGGATGGAAGATCCCGCGTGGCAGGGCGTGCGCGCTTTGTGCGAAGAGCTGCTGGTACATAAAGACTGGGGCGAATTGTTCGTCGCCCAAAATCTGGTGGTGGATACCTTGCTGAACATCGTTTTCTATCAGCACTTCGATAACTGGCTTTCTGCCAACGGCGCGCGCGATATTTCCATGTTGACCGAATTCATGCAGTCCTGTCTGAAAGACCAAGCCGGCTGGGCAGACAACGTATTGAAAACGCTGGCCTCCGAAAACGAAGCCAACCGCGAACAGCTCAAGAGCTGGATGGAAAAATGGCAGGAAAAAGCTTTTGCCGCCTACCGCCCCATCATTGCCGACCTGTTTGGCGGCGAAGCCGAAAACATATTGGCCGAAACCGCCGCCCAAATCCAACAGCGCGCCGCGAAAACCGGATTAATCGAAAAAGGAAAATAA
- a CDS encoding alpha/beta hydrolase — protein sequence MLKKLLVFSVQCMFISYILVAAALYCFQEKLIFLPARLESGYRFDLRSPFEEINLAADGAVLNGLRIHAQKPKGALLFFHGNAGTLQDWSPVAERFAALGYETYLFNYRGYGKSTGRISSEAVLFDDADKAVEYVRNDFGGKPEVVAGYSMGSGLAARAARQYGIRKLALFAPYFKLDDFLHEKVVWMPKFLIRYRIPTADFIAAAKQSEITLLHGRQDALIGVENMHKLSKLLKKQDKAFELEADHNTIMLKPELWQILQNRL from the coding sequence ATGTTGAAAAAATTATTGGTTTTTTCCGTTCAATGCATGTTTATTTCCTACATTCTGGTGGCGGCTGCACTTTATTGTTTTCAAGAGAAGTTGATATTTCTTCCCGCTCGGCTGGAGAGCGGTTACAGATTTGATCTGCGTTCACCGTTTGAAGAAATCAATTTGGCTGCGGACGGTGCTGTGTTGAACGGTTTGCGTATTCATGCGCAAAAGCCTAAAGGCGCATTGCTGTTTTTTCACGGTAACGCAGGCACGCTGCAAGACTGGAGCCCTGTTGCGGAGCGGTTTGCGGCGCTTGGTTATGAAACTTATCTATTCAATTACCGTGGCTACGGTAAAAGCACCGGCAGGATTTCCAGTGAAGCGGTGCTGTTTGATGATGCGGATAAAGCGGTTGAGTATGTGCGGAACGATTTTGGCGGAAAGCCGGAAGTCGTGGCCGGCTACTCGATGGGCAGCGGTTTGGCGGCGCGGGCGGCCAGGCAATACGGTATCAGGAAGTTGGCTTTGTTTGCCCCGTATTTCAAGCTGGATGATTTTTTGCATGAGAAAGTGGTTTGGATGCCAAAATTTCTCATCCGCTACCGTATTCCTACCGCAGATTTTATTGCTGCGGCCAAGCAATCGGAGATTACTTTGCTGCATGGCCGGCAGGATGCGCTGATTGGTGTTGAAAACATGCATAAACTGTCGAAATTATTGAAAAAGCAGGATAAAGCGTTTGAGCTGGAAGCAGACCATAACACGATTATGTTGAAGCCTGAATTGTGGCAGATTTTGCAAAATAGGCTGTAA
- a CDS encoding sugar ABC transporter ATP-binding protein: MNQPKLLVEMRQINKSFGPVQVLRGVDFDLRAGEVHALMGENGAGKSTLMKILTGIYQAEEGRVLIDGREETIKTPVDAQKLGIAIIHQELNLLPEMTVVENFFLGREIVKHGVLQKQQMTKIVTEQLAALQANFGPDTLIKELSVGQQQLVEIARALSIDAKVIIMDEPTAALTEPEIQRLFGIVRQLAEKGVGLVYVSHRMEEIFQICQRITVLRDGISVGTKAIADTHFDDVVSMMVGRELNERFPERNSNIGEVKLAVSNLSNGLNVSGVSFEVRAGEILAFAGLIGSGRTEIANTLFGLSPLAEGEIKIDGKPVQIKSPRHAIAHKIAYVTEDRKAKGLILDMSVRENSTLVHLPVKNGMVDRAHEKSYIKQAVEKLKIKVADTEEAVRRLSGGNQQKVVLAKWLMELPEILILDEPTRGVDVGGKAEIYRIINELSREGVAIIMISSELPEVLGVSDRVAVMCEGRLNGILNTKEADQEKIMALAAGGNAA, translated from the coding sequence ATGAACCAGCCGAAATTATTGGTGGAGATGCGGCAAATCAACAAATCGTTCGGCCCCGTGCAGGTGTTGCGCGGTGTGGATTTTGATTTGCGCGCCGGAGAAGTCCATGCCCTGATGGGCGAAAACGGCGCGGGCAAATCCACCCTGATGAAAATCCTCACCGGCATTTATCAGGCCGAAGAAGGCCGGGTGTTGATAGATGGCCGCGAAGAAACCATCAAAACACCTGTCGACGCACAAAAGCTAGGCATCGCCATCATCCACCAAGAACTCAACCTGCTACCGGAAATGACGGTTGTGGAAAACTTTTTTCTCGGGCGGGAAATCGTGAAACACGGCGTGCTGCAAAAGCAGCAAATGACCAAAATTGTTACCGAACAGCTTGCCGCATTGCAGGCCAACTTCGGCCCCGATACTTTGATTAAAGAATTATCGGTGGGTCAGCAACAATTGGTAGAAATCGCCCGCGCGCTTTCGATTGATGCGAAAGTGATTATCATGGACGAGCCTACCGCCGCCTTAACCGAGCCTGAAATCCAACGCTTGTTCGGGATTGTGCGGCAGCTTGCCGAAAAAGGCGTCGGTTTGGTTTATGTGTCGCACCGCATGGAAGAAATTTTCCAAATCTGCCAACGCATAACCGTATTGCGCGACGGCATTTCGGTCGGCACCAAAGCGATTGCCGATACGCATTTCGACGATGTGGTCAGCATGATGGTGGGGCGCGAACTGAACGAGCGTTTTCCCGAACGCAACAGCAACATCGGCGAAGTGAAATTGGCAGTCAGCAATCTTTCAAACGGCCTCAACGTCAGCGGCGTCAGCTTTGAAGTGCGTGCCGGAGAAATTCTGGCATTTGCCGGGCTTATCGGCTCGGGGCGCACCGAAATCGCCAACACCTTGTTCGGCTTATCCCCGCTGGCGGAAGGCGAAATCAAAATCGACGGCAAGCCCGTGCAAATCAAAAGCCCGCGCCATGCCATCGCCCATAAAATCGCTTACGTTACCGAAGACCGCAAAGCCAAAGGTTTGATTCTTGATATGAGCGTTCGCGAAAACAGCACGCTGGTGCATCTGCCCGTAAAAAACGGCATGGTTGACCGCGCCCACGAGAAAAGCTACATCAAACAAGCGGTTGAGAAGCTGAAAATCAAAGTGGCCGACACCGAAGAAGCCGTGCGCCGCCTTTCCGGCGGCAACCAGCAAAAAGTCGTGTTGGCCAAATGGCTGATGGAACTGCCGGAAATCCTGATTCTCGACGAGCCGACACGCGGCGTAGATGTGGGCGGCAAAGCCGAAATTTACCGCATCATCAACGAATTAAGCCGTGAAGGCGTAGCCATCATCATGATTTCGTCGGAGCTGCCCGAAGTGCTCGGCGTATCCGACCGCGTGGCGGTGATGTGCGAAGGCCGTCTGAACGGCATTTTGAATACCAAAGAGGCTGACCAAGAAAAAATCATGGCATTGGCAGCCGGAGGAAACGCAGCATGA
- the rbsD gene encoding D-ribose pyranase, whose amino-acid sequence MKKTGVLNAELSKLIATLGHGDMLVIGDAGLPVPHGVPCIDLAVSLGVPALRQVLDAVLQEICLEKITLAKETETHSADLWRFAHNHAENNRIQTATVSHETLKQLSQTARAVVRTGDTTPYTNIILHSGVPF is encoded by the coding sequence ATGAAAAAAACAGGTGTACTCAACGCAGAACTCTCCAAACTCATCGCCACTTTGGGGCATGGCGATATGCTGGTAATCGGTGATGCCGGCCTGCCCGTTCCCCACGGCGTTCCCTGCATCGACTTGGCCGTCAGCTTGGGCGTACCCGCGCTGCGGCAGGTATTGGATGCCGTATTGCAGGAAATCTGCTTGGAAAAAATCACGCTGGCAAAAGAAACCGAAACGCACAGCGCCGATTTATGGCGGTTTGCGCACAACCATGCTGAAAACAACCGCATTCAAACCGCAACCGTAAGCCACGAAACGCTCAAGCAGCTTTCCCAAACCGCCCGTGCCGTCGTGCGGACCGGCGACACCACCCCCTACACCAATATTATTCTTCATTCCGGAGTGCCGTTTTAA
- a CDS encoding ABC transporter permease gives MKPLSIGATVKKMGPLLGLVVLSAVLSAATPNFLTSNNLFSVLRQVTYSGLLAFGMTFVILIGGIDLSVGAILALVGIITASLIQTGMDPILASCIGILLGAACGAVNGLLVSVGRIAPFIATLATMILFRGIAQEYSQSKPITINVDGFFNDIGSGYLFNTVPTPVVLMLAVYFVLWFVLKKTRFGRHVYALGGSEDVARISGLKVRSLKLWVYTLSGMLSAVAALVVTSRLSSASPNAGVMYELDAIAAVVLGGTSLSGGRGWLFGTLVGVVLLGVLSNGLNLLNVSANYQLIIKGAVILFAVLLDRKNA, from the coding sequence ATGAAACCATTGTCTATCGGCGCCACCGTCAAAAAAATGGGGCCTTTATTGGGTTTGGTGGTATTGTCGGCCGTATTGAGTGCGGCCACGCCCAACTTCCTGACTTCTAATAACTTATTCAGCGTATTGCGCCAAGTAACATACAGCGGCCTGCTGGCTTTCGGCATGACGTTTGTGATTCTGATCGGCGGCATCGATTTATCGGTCGGCGCGATTCTGGCTTTGGTCGGCATCATCACCGCCAGCCTGATTCAGACAGGCATGGATCCGATTTTAGCATCCTGCATCGGCATTCTGCTCGGCGCCGCCTGCGGTGCGGTAAACGGGCTGTTGGTGTCGGTAGGCCGCATCGCTCCCTTCATCGCCACGCTGGCCACCATGATTCTCTTCCGCGGAATCGCGCAGGAATATTCCCAATCCAAACCGATTACCATCAATGTAGACGGCTTCTTTAACGATATCGGCTCGGGCTATCTTTTCAACACCGTTCCCACGCCTGTGGTGTTGATGCTGGCCGTTTATTTCGTTTTATGGTTTGTGTTGAAAAAAACCCGTTTCGGCCGCCACGTTTACGCGCTCGGCGGCAGCGAAGACGTCGCCCGCATTTCCGGCCTGAAAGTCAGAAGCCTTAAACTTTGGGTTTATACTTTATCGGGCATGCTTTCCGCCGTGGCCGCTTTGGTCGTTACCAGCCGCCTTTCTTCCGCCAGCCCCAACGCCGGCGTGATGTACGAATTGGATGCGATTGCCGCAGTCGTATTGGGCGGAACCAGCCTGTCCGGCGGGCGCGGCTGGCTGTTCGGCACACTCGTTGGCGTGGTATTGCTCGGCGTATTGAGCAACGGCCTCAACCTGCTGAACGTATCGGCCAACTACCAACTGATTATCAAAGGCGCGGTTATTCTGTTTGCCGTTTTACTCGACCGCAAAAACGCCTGA
- a CDS encoding aromatic/alkene/methane monooxygenase hydroxylase/oxygenase subunit alpha, with the protein MAKLNLKDKYRLLTRDLDWDFSYQDRKEAFPYEDFEGIKITDWSKWEDPFRLTMDAYWKYQAEKEKKLYAIFDAFAQNNGQLNISDPRYVNAIKIFLTGVTPLEYQAYQGYAHVGRQFGGIGARIASQMQSIDELRHVQTQIHAMSHYNKYFDGFQDWSHMHDRVWYLSVPKSFFEDARSAGPFEFLLAISFSFEYVLTNLLFVPFMSGAAHNGDMATVTFGFSAQSDEARHMTLGLEIIKFLLEQHEDNLPIVQKWIDKWFWRGTRLLSIVAMMMDYMLPNKVMSWKEAWEVYFEEAGGALFKDLSRYGIRLPKYSDVIEKEKEHISHQAWWIFYNFGHAAGFHTWIPTDEELDWLSEKYPDTFDKYYRPRWELAKKMEAEGKRFYSNGLPQLCQVCQVPMGFTEMNGDPGEISYRSAEFEGERYHMCSDGCHDIFVDEPEKFVQAWLPVHQILQGNCGGPDLESILRDYYRLNVGADNLDMKGSPDEQRWKEWKGVA; encoded by the coding sequence ATGGCAAAACTGAATTTAAAAGACAAATACCGCTTGCTTACCCGCGATTTGGATTGGGATTTTTCCTATCAAGACCGCAAAGAAGCGTTTCCGTATGAAGACTTTGAAGGCATCAAAATTACCGATTGGTCGAAATGGGAAGACCCGTTCCGCCTCACCATGGATGCCTATTGGAAATATCAGGCCGAAAAAGAGAAAAAACTGTATGCCATTTTTGATGCGTTTGCCCAAAACAACGGCCAGTTGAATATCTCGGATCCGCGCTATGTGAACGCCATCAAAATCTTCCTGACCGGCGTTACCCCGCTCGAATATCAGGCTTATCAAGGTTATGCCCATGTAGGCCGCCAGTTCGGCGGCATCGGGGCGCGCATTGCCTCGCAAATGCAGTCGATCGACGAATTGCGCCATGTGCAAACCCAAATCCACGCCATGAGCCACTACAACAAATATTTCGACGGCTTCCAAGACTGGAGCCACATGCACGACCGCGTGTGGTATCTCTCCGTGCCCAAATCGTTCTTCGAAGACGCCCGTTCGGCAGGGCCGTTTGAATTTTTGCTGGCCATCAGCTTCTCGTTTGAATATGTGCTGACCAATCTGTTGTTTGTGCCGTTTATGTCGGGCGCGGCGCACAACGGCGACATGGCCACCGTTACCTTCGGTTTCAGCGCGCAATCCGACGAAGCCCGCCACATGACGCTCGGCCTCGAAATCATCAAATTCCTGTTGGAACAGCACGAAGACAACCTGCCCATCGTGCAGAAGTGGATCGACAAATGGTTTTGGCGCGGCACCCGCCTGCTGTCTATCGTGGCCATGATGATGGATTACATGCTCCCCAACAAAGTGATGTCGTGGAAAGAAGCATGGGAAGTGTATTTCGAAGAAGCCGGCGGCGCGCTGTTTAAAGATTTGTCGCGCTACGGCATCCGCCTGCCCAAATACAGCGATGTGATCGAGAAAGAAAAAGAGCACATTTCCCATCAAGCGTGGTGGATTTTCTACAACTTCGGCCACGCGGCGGGCTTCCACACTTGGATTCCGACCGACGAAGAGCTGGATTGGCTGAGCGAAAAATACCCCGACACTTTCGACAAATACTACCGCCCGCGCTGGGAGCTGGCGAAAAAAATGGAAGCCGAAGGCAAACGCTTCTATTCAAACGGCCTGCCGCAACTGTGCCAAGTGTGCCAAGTGCCGATGGGCTTTACCGAAATGAACGGCGACCCCGGCGAAATCAGCTACCGCAGCGCCGAATTTGAAGGCGAGCGTTACCACATGTGTTCAGACGGCTGCCACGATATTTTTGTGGACGAACCCGAAAAATTCGTACAGGCCTGGCTGCCGGTTCATCAAATTCTCCAAGGCAACTGCGGCGGCCCCGATTTGGAAAGCATTTTGCGCGACTACTACCGCCTCAATGTGGGAGCCGACAACTTGGATATGAAAGGTTCTCCCGACGAACAAAGATGGAAAGAATGGAAAGGCGTGGCCTGA